In a genomic window of Bordetella petrii:
- a CDS encoding glutathione S-transferase produces MKLIGSLTSPYVRKVRVVMAEKKLDYQLELENVWSPDTQIQAYNPLGKVPCLVMEDGGALFDSRVIVEYLDTLSPVARLIPQPGRERAAVKCWEAIADGVLDACVIIVKENQRPEAQRSADWIERQYRKIHAGLEAMNTSLGEQAHCMGVNYSLADIAVGCALGYLDLRFASLNWRAGHPNLARHYEKLSARQSFIDSAPPAA; encoded by the coding sequence ATGAAACTGATCGGCTCGCTTACCAGTCCCTATGTTCGCAAAGTGCGGGTCGTCATGGCCGAGAAGAAGCTGGACTACCAGCTCGAGCTGGAAAACGTCTGGTCCCCCGATACCCAGATCCAGGCCTACAACCCCCTGGGCAAGGTTCCCTGCCTGGTCATGGAAGACGGCGGCGCCCTGTTCGATTCGCGCGTCATCGTCGAATACCTGGATACCCTGTCGCCGGTGGCCCGCCTGATTCCGCAGCCGGGCCGCGAACGCGCGGCCGTCAAATGCTGGGAAGCCATCGCCGACGGCGTGCTCGACGCCTGCGTCATCATTGTCAAGGAAAACCAGCGCCCCGAAGCCCAGCGCAGCGCCGACTGGATCGAGCGCCAATACCGCAAGATCCACGCGGGCCTGGAAGCCATGAACACCAGCCTGGGCGAACAGGCCCACTGCATGGGCGTGAACTACAGCCTGGCCGACATCGCCGTGGGCTGCGCCCTGGGTTACCTGGACCTGCGCTTCGCCTCGCTGAACTGGCGCGCCGGCCACCCCAACCTGGCCCGCCACTACGAAAAACTGTCGGCCCGCCAGTCGTTCATCGACAGCGCCCCGCCGGCCGCCTGA